The following are encoded in a window of Cycloclasticus pugetii PS-1 genomic DNA:
- a CDS encoding peptidoglycan DD-metalloendopeptidase family protein, whose product MKTLNAYVLAISLLFMQTAHAFPQHHPVPGGIAVIPLKSQTQPALYYQNNKVLTLLKNNQWVAIVGIPLSAKSGTHKLLDQQTAQVTTFEVSDKTYPAQYITLKKTPKNKRMINPNKMDMERINREKKTLSKALSTWSDTTPQVEFSLPTHGRLSSPFGLKRFFNNQPRKPHSGLDIAAPTGTPVTSPAAGTILDVGDYFFNGNTVLVDHGQGLISGYFHLNKTFVSTGDTVKQGQKIAEIGTTGRVTGAHLHWNIYLNKSKVDPAFFISDHIHKLSKNK is encoded by the coding sequence ATGAAAACACTTAACGCTTATGTACTCGCTATTAGCCTTTTGTTTATGCAAACGGCTCACGCTTTCCCTCAACATCATCCCGTACCCGGTGGTATTGCCGTTATTCCACTGAAGTCTCAAACACAGCCGGCCCTCTATTATCAAAATAATAAAGTGTTAACCCTACTTAAAAATAATCAATGGGTGGCTATTGTTGGAATTCCCTTGTCAGCAAAATCTGGCACTCATAAATTGCTAGATCAACAAACGGCTCAAGTCACGACATTTGAAGTTAGCGATAAAACCTACCCAGCTCAATACATTACTTTAAAAAAAACGCCTAAAAATAAACGCATGATCAACCCAAATAAAATGGATATGGAGCGTATCAATCGCGAGAAAAAAACACTCTCTAAAGCTTTATCTACTTGGTCTGACACGACCCCACAAGTTGAGTTTAGCTTACCAACGCATGGCCGACTCAGCAGTCCGTTTGGCTTAAAACGTTTTTTTAATAATCAACCGAGAAAACCACATAGCGGCTTAGATATCGCAGCGCCTACGGGCACCCCTGTTACCTCACCAGCTGCAGGCACTATTCTAGACGTCGGGGATTATTTTTTTAACGGCAACACAGTATTGGTTGATCATGGACAGGGGTTGATTAGCGGCTACTTCCATTTAAACAAAACCTTTGTCAGCACAGGAGACACTGTTAAACAAGGGCAAAAAATAGCCGAAATTGGCACCACCGGTCGAGTAACAGGTGCTCACTTGCATTGGAATATTTATCTTAATAAAAGCAAGGTTGACCCTGCATTTTTTATTAGCGACCATATACACAAACTTAGCAAAAACAAGTAA
- the der gene encoding ribosome biogenesis GTPase Der, with protein MLPVIALVGRPNVGKSTLFNYLTRTRDALVADYPGLTRDRQYGLVKRADIKSLVVDTGGITATADGIDGVAVEQVERALEEADVVLFLVDTRHGIHPIDEEIGQNLRKLGKQIVLVANKTDGLDANTHIAEFHKMGFDKPWPIAATHGRGVVELLRHVSNILPKIESFDDTLAGEGIRVAVIGRPNVGKSTLINRLLGEERVVVFDQPGTTRDSVFIPFERDGKQYTLIDTAGVRRRSKVSEAVEKFSIVQTLRAIDDTHVVIYMIDASEGVTDQDASLLGMVLESGRALVIGLNKWDGLSEDQREKVKRQIDVKLSFLEYAERYFISALHGSGVGKLFESIGALYRSAMIDMSTPRLTEILENAIKAHQPPLVGGRRIKLKFAHQGGQNPPVIIIHGNQTVSVPGSYKRYLMNAFREKLGLVGTPVRIEFKSPDNPYAKKTRKSATNIEKGKVSKLKEKRKSKPKHR; from the coding sequence ATGCTACCTGTTATTGCCTTAGTTGGCCGACCTAATGTCGGTAAATCAACATTATTTAATTACTTAACGCGTACACGTGATGCATTAGTTGCTGATTACCCAGGGCTTACCCGTGATCGACAATATGGGTTAGTAAAACGTGCAGATATCAAATCTCTAGTGGTTGATACGGGTGGAATTACGGCAACTGCAGACGGCATTGATGGCGTTGCTGTAGAGCAGGTCGAGCGAGCACTTGAAGAAGCTGATGTGGTTTTATTTTTGGTTGATACGCGCCATGGTATTCACCCTATTGATGAAGAAATAGGGCAAAATTTACGAAAACTTGGCAAACAAATCGTACTTGTTGCAAATAAAACTGATGGTTTAGATGCTAATACACATATCGCAGAATTTCATAAAATGGGCTTCGATAAACCATGGCCGATTGCAGCAACACATGGGCGAGGTGTGGTTGAGCTCTTAAGGCATGTATCAAACATTTTGCCGAAAATAGAGTCATTTGATGACACATTGGCAGGAGAAGGAATCAGGGTTGCTGTCATTGGGCGACCTAATGTAGGCAAATCGACACTGATTAATCGCTTGCTGGGTGAGGAGCGGGTCGTCGTTTTTGATCAGCCCGGCACTACGCGTGATAGTGTTTTTATCCCTTTTGAACGTGATGGCAAACAATATACATTGATTGATACGGCTGGTGTTCGTCGTCGTTCAAAAGTATCAGAAGCCGTTGAGAAATTTAGCATTGTGCAAACACTACGTGCAATTGATGACACGCACGTGGTCATTTACATGATTGATGCGAGTGAAGGGGTGACCGATCAGGATGCGAGTTTGCTCGGAATGGTACTGGAATCAGGACGAGCATTGGTTATTGGTTTAAATAAATGGGATGGCTTGTCGGAAGATCAACGAGAAAAAGTGAAGCGTCAAATTGATGTGAAATTAAGTTTTCTTGAGTATGCGGAACGTTACTTTATTTCTGCGTTGCATGGCAGTGGTGTCGGTAAGTTATTTGAATCAATTGGGGCGTTATATCGATCTGCGATGATTGATATGTCAACACCACGGTTAACCGAAATTCTTGAAAATGCGATCAAAGCTCACCAACCCCCATTGGTAGGTGGTCGTCGGATTAAACTTAAATTTGCACACCAAGGTGGGCAAAACCCACCTGTCATCATCATTCATGGTAACCAAACGGTGTCGGTTCCTGGTAGTTATAAGCGATATTTAATGAATGCCTTTAGAGAAAAGCTAGGGTTAGTGGGAACACCGGTAAGGATAGAGTTTAAATCGCCGGATAATCCTTATGCTAAAAAAACAAGGAAGTCGGCGACAAATATCGAAAAAGGCAAAGTCAGTAAATTAAAAGAGAAAAGAAAAAGCAAACCTAAACATCGATAA
- the guaB gene encoding IMP dehydrogenase, with the protein MRFEQEALTFDDVLLVPAHSTVLPRDVSLTTQLTRGISLNIPILSAAMDTVTEARLAIALAQEGGIGIIHKNMTVKQQALEVMKVKRFESGVVKDPITVTSDTTIRDVIAITRQHNISGVPVVNGTDLVGIVTSRDLRFETHLDGLIESAMTPKEKLVTVQEGASKEEVIGLLHKHRIEKVLVVNKNFKLCGMITVKDIQKAKDYPKACKDNQERLRVGAAVGTGHGTEERIEALVDAGVDVVIVDTAHGHSQGVLDRVSWVKKNYPDLQVIGGNIATADAALALADAGADAVKVGIGPGSICTTRIVAGVGVPQITAVDNAVQALKGMGIPVISDGGVRYSGDVAKIIAAGASSVMLGSLLAGTEEAPGEVELFQGRSYKSYRGMGSLGAMSQQEGSSDRYFQESSDTEKLVPEGIEGRVAYKGSMVSIVHQLIGGLRSSMGYTGCESIEEMRHKAKFVRVTSAGMRESHVHDVTITKEAPNYRVER; encoded by the coding sequence ATGCGATTCGAACAAGAAGCTTTAACATTTGATGATGTTTTGTTGGTGCCAGCTCATTCTACGGTACTTCCTCGTGATGTCAGCCTGACAACACAGCTTACACGTGGCATTTCTCTAAATATTCCTATTCTATCTGCCGCGATGGATACAGTAACTGAGGCTCGTTTAGCCATTGCGTTGGCTCAAGAAGGCGGCATCGGCATTATTCATAAAAACATGACGGTTAAGCAGCAAGCGCTAGAGGTAATGAAGGTGAAGCGTTTTGAAAGTGGTGTTGTTAAAGACCCGATTACTGTTACGTCCGATACGACCATTCGAGATGTTATTGCAATAACCCGTCAACACAATATTTCAGGTGTTCCAGTTGTTAATGGCACAGATCTTGTGGGTATTGTAACCAGCCGTGATTTACGTTTTGAAACGCACCTAGATGGCTTAATTGAATCAGCGATGACGCCTAAAGAAAAGCTGGTTACTGTTCAAGAAGGGGCGAGTAAAGAAGAGGTCATTGGTCTGTTGCATAAACACCGTATTGAAAAAGTGTTGGTGGTGAATAAAAACTTCAAACTTTGCGGCATGATTACCGTTAAGGATATTCAAAAAGCTAAGGACTATCCGAAAGCATGTAAGGATAACCAAGAACGTCTTCGCGTTGGGGCAGCCGTTGGAACGGGGCATGGAACAGAAGAACGCATTGAAGCTCTAGTTGATGCTGGGGTTGATGTGGTTATTGTTGATACTGCCCATGGGCATTCTCAGGGCGTTTTAGATCGTGTTTCGTGGGTAAAAAAGAATTACCCCGATTTGCAAGTTATTGGTGGCAACATTGCTACCGCTGATGCAGCCTTAGCATTGGCAGATGCGGGTGCCGATGCGGTTAAAGTAGGTATTGGTCCAGGGTCTATTTGTACCACACGTATCGTTGCCGGTGTTGGTGTGCCACAAATTACAGCAGTTGATAATGCTGTTCAGGCATTGAAAGGAATGGGTATTCCCGTTATATCTGATGGAGGCGTACGCTACTCTGGCGATGTGGCAAAAATTATTGCTGCTGGCGCCAGCTCGGTAATGTTAGGTAGCCTACTTGCAGGTACAGAAGAAGCACCGGGCGAAGTGGAGTTATTTCAAGGCCGTTCCTACAAAAGCTATCGCGGTATGGGCTCATTAGGTGCGATGTCTCAACAAGAAGGGTCAAGTGATCGTTATTTCCAAGAAAGTAGTGATACTGAAAAGCTAGTGCCAGAAGGTATTGAAGGTCGCGTGGCTTATAAAGGCAGCATGGTCAGTATTGTGCATCAGCTTATTGGCGGCTTACGCTCTAGTATGGGGTATACCGGCTGTGAAAGCATTGAAGAGATGCGGCATAAAGCAAAATTTGTTCGAGTTACCAGTGCTGGCATGCGTGAAAGCCATGTCCACGATGTGACGATTACCAAAGAAGCACCAAATTATCGTGTTGAACGATAA
- the bamB gene encoding outer membrane protein assembly factor BamB: MSRLSLVILLLFLAGCAGIVEKTKSAGKSLESGIIDMMSTSEEDESAPPRELAEIVEEVSLTPVWQQKASEGKGSKYLKLEMVVSDGKLFVADLKGKVLAIDQMTGELIWEVKTELPISGGLEVGYEHVFFGTTDADVVALKLNDGDTAWTSQVSSEVLSTPRFSDGLLVVRSVDGAVNTLDAANGEERWSYIRDVPALSLRGTSSPVVKSGGVICGYANGKLVVLRLKDGLQIWETSVAVARGRGALSRMVDVDSDPLAGERYIYAATFNGGVVAVDVRSGQIVWRRSEMSSYKKMIADWVSIYVVDVNNHLWSADQNDGSINWLQDSLEHRQLTPLTQAGDYLLTADYEGYLHVINSTDGALVGRLRVSDVAISTAPIIDDGLIYVQDIEGVITALRMDTLSVTEE, encoded by the coding sequence ATGAGTCGGTTAAGCCTAGTTATTTTGCTGCTTTTTTTAGCAGGTTGTGCGGGAATCGTAGAAAAAACCAAATCGGCCGGTAAGAGCTTGGAAAGTGGCATTATCGATATGATGAGCACATCCGAAGAAGATGAGTCTGCACCTCCACGTGAATTGGCTGAAATTGTTGAGGAAGTTAGCCTTACACCTGTCTGGCAGCAAAAAGCAAGTGAAGGCAAAGGCTCTAAATACCTGAAGCTTGAAATGGTCGTGTCAGATGGCAAGCTTTTCGTAGCGGATTTAAAAGGCAAGGTCCTTGCAATAGATCAAATGACGGGTGAACTAATATGGGAAGTCAAAACTGAACTTCCGATCTCAGGTGGCTTAGAGGTGGGTTATGAACATGTCTTCTTTGGCACCACAGATGCTGATGTTGTTGCACTAAAATTAAATGATGGTGATACAGCATGGACTTCACAAGTCTCTAGTGAAGTATTGTCAACACCGAGGTTTTCAGATGGGCTTCTTGTGGTTCGTAGTGTTGATGGCGCAGTGAATACACTGGATGCTGCAAACGGTGAAGAGCGTTGGTCGTATATTCGCGATGTACCAGCATTAAGTTTACGTGGTACCAGTTCTCCGGTTGTTAAAAGTGGAGGTGTTATCTGTGGCTATGCTAATGGTAAATTGGTGGTGTTGCGATTAAAAGATGGTCTGCAGATCTGGGAAACAAGTGTTGCCGTAGCGAGAGGCCGTGGTGCACTATCACGGATGGTAGATGTGGATTCAGATCCATTAGCAGGAGAGCGTTATATTTATGCAGCCACCTTCAATGGCGGGGTTGTAGCCGTTGATGTAAGGTCTGGCCAAATTGTGTGGCGTCGCTCAGAAATGTCGTCATATAAGAAAATGATTGCAGACTGGGTGTCCATTTATGTTGTTGATGTGAATAACCACCTATGGTCTGCTGACCAAAATGATGGCAGCATTAATTGGCTACAGGATAGTTTAGAGCACCGCCAATTAACACCCCTTACTCAAGCTGGAGATTATTTGTTAACGGCTGATTACGAAGGCTATCTTCATGTGATAAATAGCACGGATGGCGCGTTGGTTGGACGTTTAAGAGTGAGTGATGTCGCGATTTCTACAGCGCCTATTATTGATGATGGCTTGATTTATGTGCAAGACATAGAAGGTGTTATAACGGCCTTACGAATGGACACTCTGTCGGTCACGGAAGAGTAA
- the hisS gene encoding histidine--tRNA ligase: MSKKLQAIRGMHDILPDKTPLWQRLEKAMSTVCQQYGYSEIRMPLVESTDLFCRSIGEVTDIVEKEMYTFDDRNGDSLSLRPEGTASCVRAGLEHGLFYNQIQRLWYQGPMFRHERPQKGRYRQFHQIGIECFGMSGAEIEAEVILMSYRLWKNLGLASELTLEINTLGTLEERTAYKDILVAYFKQHLEQLDEDSTRRLATNPLRILDSKNPAMQTLIESAPQLIDSLGEQSTQHFETLQGYLMDAGIRFKHNPRLVRGLDYYSHTVFEWTTTSLGAQGTVCAGGRYDGLIDQLGGKQTPAVGLAMGVERLVLLLEQREWPEATPLAYIVYQGEPARKEAIQLAERLRDQLPEEGIVLHCGNGSLKSQFKKADKVGAKFALILGEAEIEENKVSIKFLRDRQEQQQVPNNQIDAFLKNNS; encoded by the coding sequence ATGAGTAAAAAGTTACAAGCCATTCGTGGTATGCATGATATTTTGCCCGATAAAACACCATTGTGGCAGCGATTAGAAAAAGCGATGTCAACAGTGTGTCAACAATACGGTTATTCAGAAATACGCATGCCGTTAGTTGAAAGTACGGATTTGTTTTGTCGCTCGATCGGTGAAGTGACCGATATCGTTGAAAAAGAAATGTACACATTCGATGATCGCAATGGAGACTCACTGAGCTTGCGGCCAGAAGGAACAGCAAGTTGCGTAAGAGCTGGTTTAGAGCATGGTTTGTTTTATAACCAAATTCAACGTTTATGGTATCAAGGCCCTATGTTTCGTCATGAACGTCCGCAAAAAGGGCGTTATCGACAGTTTCATCAAATTGGTATTGAATGTTTTGGTATGTCGGGCGCAGAGATTGAAGCTGAAGTCATTCTTATGTCGTATAGACTCTGGAAAAACCTTGGTTTAGCAAGCGAATTAACCTTAGAGATTAATACATTGGGTACGCTCGAAGAGCGGACAGCCTATAAAGATATTTTGGTGGCGTACTTTAAGCAACATTTAGAACAATTAGATGAAGATAGCACACGTCGATTAGCCACGAACCCACTGCGTATATTGGACAGCAAAAACCCAGCCATGCAAACATTAATCGAATCAGCGCCACAATTAATAGATTCTTTAGGTGAGCAGTCCACGCAACATTTTGAAACGTTGCAAGGCTATTTGATGGATGCAGGTATTCGATTTAAACATAACCCACGGTTGGTTCGAGGTTTAGATTATTATTCACACACGGTGTTTGAATGGACCACTACATCACTAGGTGCACAAGGAACTGTTTGTGCTGGTGGTCGTTACGACGGTTTGATCGACCAACTGGGTGGTAAGCAAACCCCTGCTGTTGGTTTGGCAATGGGCGTTGAACGTTTGGTACTGCTGTTGGAGCAGCGTGAATGGCCTGAAGCAACACCCTTGGCTTATATCGTTTATCAAGGTGAGCCGGCTAGAAAAGAAGCGATACAATTGGCTGAACGTTTACGGGATCAATTGCCAGAAGAAGGCATTGTTCTTCATTGTGGCAATGGTAGCTTAAAAAGTCAGTTTAAAAAGGCAGACAAGGTTGGTGCCAAGTTCGCGCTCATTCTAGGTGAAGCAGAAATTGAAGAAAATAAAGTGAGTATTAAGTTTTTACGTGACAGACAAGAACAACAACAAGTGCCGAATAATCAAATAGACGCATTTTTAAAAAATAACAGTTAA
- a CDS encoding YfgM family protein: protein MMDTYQTEEEQVERIKKWWADNSRSLIAGVVLGLIGLFGWQSWQGQQQNHALEASDAYQQLAQSMESSTFEAAIVLAEEIDKTYSDTPYAALAGLQKAKAQLETGDRKAAVESLEKVADLDGNKALQHIARIRAFRIRLADGDANGVVSDLESVISGENGINPGQFIGQYEALKGDAYRQLGNVEKARSGYMAALRDATLDSQLIQLKLDDLGPPTIVDGTETVQEIEK from the coding sequence ATGATGGACACTTATCAAACAGAAGAAGAACAGGTTGAACGGATCAAAAAATGGTGGGCAGATAACTCTCGTTCACTTATTGCTGGAGTCGTGTTGGGTTTAATAGGCCTTTTTGGTTGGCAAAGTTGGCAGGGCCAGCAGCAAAACCATGCGCTGGAAGCTTCAGATGCCTACCAGCAATTGGCCCAATCAATGGAAAGTTCAACGTTTGAAGCGGCAATTGTCTTGGCTGAAGAAATTGATAAAACCTATAGCGATACACCTTATGCAGCGTTGGCTGGCTTGCAAAAAGCCAAAGCACAACTTGAAACTGGTGATCGTAAAGCGGCAGTTGAATCACTAGAAAAAGTGGCTGATTTGGATGGCAATAAAGCCCTTCAACATATTGCGCGTATACGTGCGTTTAGAATTAGACTGGCTGATGGTGATGCGAATGGCGTTGTGAGTGATCTTGAATCAGTGATTTCGGGAGAAAACGGGATTAACCCAGGACAATTTATTGGCCAATACGAGGCATTAAAAGGTGATGCATATCGCCAGTTGGGTAATGTAGAAAAAGCTAGATCTGGCTATATGGCAGCATTGAGAGACGCAACATTAGATAGCCAGTTGATCCAGTTAAAACTGGATGATCTAGGACCGCCGACTATTGTTGACGGTACAGAAACTGTACAAGAGATAGAAAAATGA
- the pilW gene encoding type IV pilus biogenesis/stability protein PilW, translated as MNKWIIQIIMLCFLATLVACQPQHVKENSASSIQGTEKSPADVYVSLGVEYMKRGMNEVALEKLKKAIDVDPFSSNAHNVLAVLYDRLGEKSLAGEHYKKAVTLSPRNSSAQNNYARYLCSMNEFELADQHFNIAVKNPLYRSAVAALTNAGTCAWKAGQLDKAESYYRTALQRNNRSAVTLLQMAKLKFEMQNYLSVRAYLQRFKEVSKHTPASLWLGIQAEDKLGDSDSVASYILQLKRLYPDSHEMGLLEKSKFNR; from the coding sequence ATGAATAAATGGATTATTCAAATAATAATGCTGTGTTTTTTGGCTACCCTTGTAGCTTGCCAGCCGCAACACGTTAAAGAAAATAGCGCCTCATCTATCCAAGGCACAGAAAAAAGCCCTGCTGATGTTTATGTATCCCTTGGTGTGGAATATATGAAAAGAGGGATGAATGAAGTGGCGTTAGAAAAACTAAAGAAGGCAATAGATGTTGACCCTTTTTCCAGTAACGCACATAACGTTCTAGCCGTACTCTACGACCGCTTAGGCGAAAAATCATTAGCCGGTGAACATTATAAAAAAGCAGTGACTCTAAGCCCAAGGAACTCAAGTGCACAAAATAATTATGCACGCTATCTATGTAGCATGAATGAATTTGAGTTGGCAGATCAACACTTTAATATAGCAGTTAAAAACCCATTGTATCGGTCTGCGGTGGCGGCGTTAACGAACGCAGGAACGTGTGCATGGAAAGCGGGGCAATTAGATAAAGCGGAAAGCTATTATCGTACGGCCTTACAGCGAAATAACCGTTCGGCTGTGACATTATTACAAATGGCCAAATTAAAATTTGAAATGCAGAACTACTTATCCGTACGGGCTTATCTGCAGCGCTTTAAAGAAGTAAGCAAGCATACACCAGCCTCTTTATGGTTAGGTATTCAAGCAGAAGATAAGCTGGGTGATAGCGATAGTGTTGCCAGTTATATTCTTCAATTAAAACGACTTTATCCAGACTCGCACGAAATGGGCTTGTTAGAAAAAAGTAAGTTCAACCGTTAA
- the guaA gene encoding glutamine-hydrolyzing GMP synthase, with amino-acid sequence MNTQQHEDIHSHKILILDFGSQYTQLIARRIREIGVYCEIYPYDVESQSISDFKANGIILSGGPETVTNGDAPQAPSIVFELSVPVLGICYGMQTMAAQMGGRVEASEVKEFGYASIRARGHTELLRDIEDHTTPEGYGMLDVWMSHGDKVVELPEGFKLMASTESAPIAGMADEDKHFYGLQFHPEVTHTKQGGRILSRFVLDICQCEALWTSKNIIDSSIESVREQVGNEQVVLGLSGGVDSSVVAALLHKAIGQQLICVFVDTGLLRLNEGDQVMAMFAEHMGVNVIRVNAEQRYLDKLKGVSDPEEKRIIIGNLFVEIFDEESAKLTNAKWLAQGTIYPDVIESAGAKTGKAHLIKSHHNVGGLPKDMKLKLVEPLRELFKDEVRQIGVELGLPSDMVYRHPFPGPGLGVRILGEVKKEYADLLRLADDIFISELYKHDLYHKTSQAFAVFLPVKSVGVTGDGRRYEYVIALRAVETIDFMTARWAQLPYDFLGHVSNRIINEISGISRVTYDISGKPPATIEWE; translated from the coding sequence TTGAATACACAGCAACACGAAGATATCCATTCTCATAAAATTCTAATTTTAGATTTTGGTTCGCAATACACACAGTTAATTGCTCGACGCATACGCGAAATAGGCGTGTATTGTGAAATTTATCCATACGATGTTGAATCGCAATCGATTAGCGATTTTAAGGCGAATGGCATCATTTTGTCGGGTGGCCCCGAAACTGTTACAAATGGTGATGCGCCCCAAGCGCCCAGCATTGTTTTTGAATTATCTGTGCCTGTCTTAGGTATTTGTTATGGCATGCAGACAATGGCGGCTCAAATGGGTGGTCGTGTTGAAGCATCTGAGGTTAAAGAATTCGGTTATGCCAGTATTCGAGCACGTGGACATACAGAGTTATTAAGAGATATTGAAGACCATACCACGCCAGAGGGTTATGGCATGTTGGATGTGTGGATGAGCCACGGCGACAAAGTGGTTGAGCTGCCTGAAGGTTTCAAATTGATGGCAAGCACCGAAAGCGCTCCTATCGCAGGTATGGCTGATGAGGATAAACATTTTTACGGCCTACAGTTTCACCCGGAAGTAACGCATACAAAACAAGGAGGGCGAATTTTAAGTCGCTTTGTTTTGGATATTTGTCAGTGTGAGGCATTGTGGACGTCAAAAAACATTATTGACAGTAGTATTGAATCTGTTCGCGAACAAGTTGGTAACGAACAAGTGGTGTTAGGTTTATCGGGTGGTGTTGACTCTTCTGTTGTTGCTGCGTTATTGCATAAGGCGATTGGTCAACAGCTGATCTGTGTATTTGTTGATACGGGTTTGCTTCGTTTAAACGAAGGGGATCAAGTAATGGCCATGTTTGCTGAACACATGGGGGTTAATGTTATACGTGTTAATGCCGAACAACGCTACCTTGATAAATTAAAAGGTGTTTCTGACCCTGAAGAGAAAAGAATTATTATTGGTAATCTATTTGTTGAAATTTTTGATGAAGAATCAGCAAAGTTAACCAATGCAAAATGGTTGGCCCAAGGCACCATTTACCCGGATGTTATTGAGTCAGCAGGGGCTAAAACAGGTAAGGCGCATCTTATCAAGTCACACCATAATGTAGGTGGCTTACCAAAAGACATGAAGTTAAAGCTGGTTGAACCTTTACGTGAGCTTTTTAAAGATGAAGTTCGGCAAATTGGGGTGGAGCTTGGCTTACCATCGGATATGGTCTATCGTCACCCGTTTCCCGGTCCAGGCCTTGGCGTAAGAATATTAGGTGAAGTAAAAAAAGAATACGCAGATTTATTGCGTCTGGCCGATGACATCTTTATTAGCGAATTATATAAACACGACTTGTATCATAAAACTAGTCAGGCATTTGCTGTGTTTTTACCGGTTAAATCAGTGGGTGTTACTGGTGATGGTCGGCGCTATGAATATGTTATTGCATTACGTGCAGTTGAAACGATCGACTTTATGACAGCGCGTTGGGCGCAGCTTCCTTATGACTTTTTAGGACATGTGTCGAACCGTATTATTAATGAAATATCAGGTATTTCCCGTGTTACCTACGATATTTCAGGAAAGCCACCTGCCACGATAGAGTGGGAATAA
- the xseA gene encoding exodeoxyribonuclease VII large subunit codes for MRDNTHIYTVSELCRETRILLEGTFLTLCIEGEISNLSRPVSGHIYFTLKDDKAQVQCAMFRAQLRKVGFKPDNGMRITLKARVSLYEARGNFQLIAEHMEAAGEGALRQQFEMLKNKLSLEGLYDEQHKKPLPELAKKVGVITSSSGAAIHDILTVLNNRFPALPVLIYPVTVQGDGAKNEIVSAIKLANERKDCDVLILARGGGSLEDLWAFNEEIVARAIYHSSIPIISAIGHEVDFTIADFVADHRAATPSAAAERVSPDQHQWLSHFNYLAKQLTNTLSSHLSDKKQTLNHLHHRLKRSHPGAQLQAHAQRLDDYHARLMQTPQRVLQQRKLRLSELSARLLNNNPSHQAHALEQRLIRLQQRLPKPIQLNLQQARLRFTDCNKGLETLSPLATLARGYSISKREADGTIVKNIHQVVLGEKINIQLTNGVLKTNIESIHENT; via the coding sequence ATGCGCGACAATACACACATTTATACCGTCTCCGAGTTGTGTCGGGAAACACGAATTTTGCTTGAGGGAACATTTTTAACACTCTGCATCGAAGGTGAAATATCTAACTTATCTCGTCCTGTGTCCGGGCATATTTACTTCACCTTAAAAGACGATAAAGCCCAAGTGCAATGTGCCATGTTTCGCGCCCAACTTCGCAAAGTAGGTTTCAAACCAGACAACGGCATGCGCATTACCTTAAAAGCTCGGGTTAGCCTTTATGAGGCTCGTGGCAATTTCCAGTTAATTGCTGAACACATGGAAGCTGCTGGCGAAGGCGCTCTTCGACAACAGTTTGAGATGTTAAAAAACAAACTGTCACTCGAAGGGCTTTATGATGAGCAACATAAAAAACCACTGCCTGAATTAGCCAAAAAAGTCGGCGTTATCACCTCATCCAGCGGGGCGGCTATTCATGATATTTTAACCGTATTAAATAACCGTTTCCCCGCCTTACCTGTGCTGATTTACCCCGTTACCGTGCAAGGCGATGGTGCTAAAAACGAAATTGTAAGTGCCATCAAGTTGGCTAATGAGCGTAAAGATTGTGACGTTCTTATTCTCGCTCGTGGCGGTGGTTCATTAGAGGATTTATGGGCCTTTAATGAAGAAATTGTTGCACGAGCAATTTATCACTCATCTATACCGATTATTAGCGCCATTGGTCATGAAGTAGACTTTACCATCGCTGACTTTGTTGCGGATCATCGCGCCGCCACACCCTCCGCAGCAGCCGAACGGGTCAGCCCTGACCAACACCAATGGCTGAGTCATTTTAATTATTTAGCTAAGCAGTTAACAAATACATTATCGAGTCATTTATCAGATAAAAAACAAACCTTAAATCACCTCCACCACCGATTAAAGCGTTCCCACCCAGGCGCACAATTGCAAGCTCATGCCCAGCGCTTAGATGATTACCATGCTCGTTTAATGCAAACACCTCAACGTGTTTTACAACAGCGAAAACTCCGCCTATCCGAACTAAGCGCCCGCCTCTTAAACAATAACCCTAGTCATCAGGCACACGCTTTAGAACAACGGCTAATACGTCTTCAACAACGCTTACCTAAACCAATACAACTGAACTTACAACAAGCACGCTTACGTTTTACCGACTGTAACAAAGGGCTTGAGACACTCAGCCCCTTAGCTACTTTAGCGCGAGGCTATAGCATCAGCAAGCGTGAGGCTGATGGTACAATCGTGAAAAATATTCATCAGGTTGTTTTAGGTGAAAAAATCAATATTCAATTAACGAATGGGGTATTGAAAACCAATATAGAAAGTATCCATGAAAACACTTAA